Proteins encoded within one genomic window of Bradyrhizobium sp. 186:
- a CDS encoding co-chaperone GroES, with the protein MKFRPLHDRLVVKRIDAEEKTAGGIIIPDTAKEKPSQGEVIAVGPGGRDESGKLIPIDVHVGDRVLFGKWSGTEVKIDGQELLIMKESDIMGVLTDVASKKKAA; encoded by the coding sequence ATGAAATTCCGTCCACTTCACGACCGCCTCGTGGTCAAGCGTATCGACGCAGAAGAGAAGACGGCTGGCGGCATCATCATTCCCGACACGGCCAAGGAAAAGCCCTCCCAGGGTGAAGTCATCGCTGTCGGCCCGGGCGGCCGCGACGAGAGCGGCAAGCTGATCCCGATAGACGTCCACGTCGGCGACCGCGTGCTGTTCGGCAAGTGGTCGGGCACCGAGGTCAAGATCGACGGCCAGGAGCTGCTGATCATGAAGGAGAGCGACATCATGGGCGTTCTCACCGACGTGGCTTCCAAGAAGAAGGCCGCCTGA
- the groL gene encoding chaperonin GroEL (60 kDa chaperone family; promotes refolding of misfolded polypeptides especially under stressful conditions; forms two stacked rings of heptamers to form a barrel-shaped 14mer; ends can be capped by GroES; misfolded proteins enter the barrel where they are refolded when GroES binds) has protein sequence MSAKEVKFGVDARDRMLRGVDILHNAVKVTLGPKGRNVVLDKSFGAPRITKDGVTVAKEIELDDKFENMGAQMVREVASKSADAAGDGTTTATVLAAAIVREGAKSVAAGMNPMDLKRGIDMAVEAVVADLVKNSKKVTSNEEIAQVGTISANGDAEIGKFISDAMKKVGNEGVITVEEAKSLETELEVVEGMQFDRGYISPYFVTNADKMRVEMDDAYVLINEKKLSQLNELLPLLEAVVQSGKPLVIIAEDVEGEALATLVVNRLRGGLKVAAVKAPGFGDRRKAMLQDIAILTGGQAISEDLGIKLENVTLNMLGRAKKVMIDKENTTIVSGAGKKADIEARVAQIKAQIEETTSDYDREKLQERLAKLAGGVAVIRVGGATEVEVRERKDRVDDAMHATRAAVEEGILPGGGVALLRASEHLKGIRTKNDDQKTGVEIVRKALSYPARQIAINAGEDGSVIVGKILEKDQYSYGFDSQTGEYGNLVSKGIIDPTKVVRVAIQNAASVAALLITTEAMVAEVPKKNTGAGGMPPGGGGMGGMGGMDF, from the coding sequence ATGTCAGCCAAAGAAGTCAAATTCGGCGTAGACGCTCGCGACCGCATGCTCCGCGGTGTCGACATCCTCCACAATGCGGTGAAAGTGACGCTCGGCCCAAAGGGCCGCAACGTCGTCCTCGACAAGTCGTTCGGCGCTCCCCGCATCACCAAGGACGGCGTCACCGTCGCCAAGGAGATCGAGCTCGACGACAAGTTCGAGAACATGGGCGCCCAGATGGTGCGCGAAGTCGCCTCCAAGTCCGCCGACGCGGCCGGCGACGGCACCACCACCGCGACCGTGCTCGCCGCTGCGATCGTCCGTGAAGGCGCCAAGTCGGTTGCCGCCGGCATGAACCCGATGGATCTGAAGCGCGGTATCGACATGGCTGTGGAAGCCGTGGTTGCCGACCTCGTCAAGAACTCCAAGAAGGTCACCTCGAACGAGGAGATCGCTCAGGTCGGCACAATTTCGGCCAACGGCGATGCGGAGATCGGCAAGTTCATCTCCGACGCCATGAAGAAGGTCGGCAACGAGGGTGTCATCACCGTTGAGGAAGCCAAGTCGCTCGAGACCGAACTCGAAGTTGTCGAGGGCATGCAGTTCGACCGCGGCTATATCTCGCCCTACTTCGTCACCAACGCCGATAAGATGCGCGTTGAAATGGATGATGCCTACGTCCTGATTAATGAGAAAAAGCTATCTCAGTTGAATGAACTGCTTCCCTTGTTAGAAGCGGTGGTGCAGAGCGGCAAGCCGCTTGTGATTATTGCCGAAGACGTCGAAGGCGAAGCGCTCGCCACCCTCGTGGTCAACCGCCTCCGTGGCGGCCTGAAGGTCGCGGCCGTCAAGGCTCCGGGCTTCGGCGATCGCCGCAAGGCCATGCTCCAGGACATCGCGATCTTGACCGGCGGCCAGGCCATCTCGGAAGATCTCGGCATCAAGCTCGAGAACGTCACGCTCAACATGCTCGGTCGCGCCAAAAAGGTGATGATCGACAAGGAGAACACCACAATCGTCAGCGGCGCCGGCAAGAAGGCCGACATCGAGGCGCGCGTGGCGCAAATCAAGGCGCAGATCGAGGAGACCACCTCGGACTACGACCGTGAGAAGCTGCAGGAGCGTCTCGCCAAGCTCGCGGGCGGCGTCGCGGTGATCCGCGTCGGCGGCGCGACCGAGGTCGAGGTCAGGGAGCGCAAGGATCGCGTGGACGATGCGATGCATGCGACCCGTGCGGCCGTCGAGGAAGGCATCCTGCCGGGCGGCGGCGTTGCGCTGCTGCGTGCCTCCGAGCACCTCAAGGGGATTCGCACCAAAAATGACGACCAGAAGACCGGGGTCGAGATCGTGCGCAAGGCGTTGTCTTACCCGGCCCGCCAGATCGCAATCAACGCGGGCGAGGACGGTTCGGTCATCGTCGGCAAGATCCTCGAAAAGGATCAGTACTCGTACGGCTTCGACTCCCAGACCGGCGAATACGGCAACCTGGTTTCCAAGGGCATCATCGATCCGACCAAGGTGGTTCGAGTGGCGATCCAGAACGCGGCGTCCGTCGCAGCGCTCCTGATCACCACCGAAGCTATGGTGGCCGAAGTGCCGAAGAA